One region of Flavobacterium sp. GSB-24 genomic DNA includes:
- a CDS encoding ribonucleotide-diphosphate reductase subunit beta, with protein sequence MSQIEPILQENKNRFVIFPIKHHDIWEWYKKMEASFWTAEEIDLHQDLTDWNNKLNDDERYFIKHILAFFAASDGIVNENLAENFVNEVQYAEAKFFYGFQIMMENIHSETYSLLIDTYVKDEAEKAELFNALEVFPAIGKKAEWALKWIESDSFAERLIAFAAVEGIFFSGAFCSIYWLKKRGLMPGLTFSNELISRDEGVHCDFAVHLHNHHLVNKVPKERIKEIIVDALDIERQFVTESLPVSLIGMNAGLMTQYLEFVADRLLVELGCERVYGSANPFDFMDMISLQGKTNFFEKRVAEYQKSGVMNTDSDAQKISFDADF encoded by the coding sequence ATGTCACAAATCGAACCAATATTACAAGAAAATAAAAACCGCTTCGTTATTTTTCCGATTAAACATCATGATATTTGGGAATGGTACAAGAAAATGGAAGCAAGTTTTTGGACTGCTGAAGAAATTGACTTACACCAAGATTTGACAGACTGGAATAATAAGCTGAATGATGATGAAAGATATTTCATTAAGCATATTTTAGCATTCTTTGCTGCTTCTGACGGAATCGTAAATGAAAACCTTGCTGAGAACTTTGTAAATGAAGTTCAATATGCAGAAGCGAAGTTTTTCTACGGATTCCAAATTATGATGGAGAATATTCACAGTGAGACTTATTCTTTATTAATAGATACTTACGTTAAAGACGAAGCAGAAAAAGCAGAATTATTTAATGCTTTGGAAGTTTTCCCTGCAATTGGTAAAAAAGCAGAATGGGCTTTAAAATGGATCGAGTCTGATTCGTTTGCTGAAAGACTTATAGCTTTTGCTGCAGTTGAAGGAATCTTTTTCTCAGGTGCTTTCTGTTCAATTTATTGGTTGAAAAAACGCGGTTTAATGCCAGGTTTAACTTTCTCTAATGAATTGATTTCGCGTGACGAAGGCGTACATTGTGATTTTGCAGTTCACCTTCACAATCACCATTTGGTAAACAAAGTGCCAAAAGAAAGAATTAAAGAAATTATTGTTGATGCACTAGATATCGAAAGACAGTTTGTAACTGAATCTCTTCCGGTAAGTTTAATTGGTATGAATGCTGGTTTAATGACACAGTATTTAGAGTTTGTTGCCGATAGACTTTTGGTTGAATTAGGATGCGAGCGCGTTTACGGATCAGCGAATCCATTCGATTTCATGGACATGATTTCTCTTCAAGGAAAAACTAATTTCTTTGAAAAACGTGTTGCCGAGTATCAAAAATCTGGTGTGATGAACACAGACAGCGATGCTCAGAAAATTTCATTTGATGCAGATTTTTAG
- a CDS encoding DUF1800 domain-containing protein: MKKSSLWSLRLGFSGKQASTIEKLGLEKFLKHSYDSKFDTEMPAFLQDQPKNTLELKQVRELVKNSDPETKKEIQKKENQATAALKKWWIAKMRNDKFPLRENMVCFWHNHFVSTSQKVKINYWIYQHNMILRENAFGNFKDLTKQILKSNAMVRYLDNGDNKKGKINENLSRELLELFTIGIGNYTEDDIKNGAKALAGLNIGDDGAVYRKNIEDNSDKTYFGKTGNWKADDLVDIIFEQKNIPYLITRKILKWFVYDNPPEELVVYYGDYFRKQKFEIEPLLTKIFTEEFKKENSGNKIKDPLVYILQLCDELQIENVDDAAIMAFIKQQGMDLYNQINVKGWDGGNSWLTSQIYLQRNNTSDLLCSGKSLNRKVLKTMVNGVEKEKSEYEKTAVKVVFDSDGNNKTIISELSERLLFSVSNSAQKDMENLLKYDFDPKDPHADFAVVRVFNYITKLPEYQLI, from the coding sequence ATGAAAAAAAGCAGTCTTTGGTCCCTTCGATTAGGTTTTTCAGGAAAACAAGCTTCAACAATTGAAAAACTCGGATTAGAAAAATTTCTAAAACATTCTTACGATTCAAAGTTTGACACAGAAATGCCAGCGTTTCTGCAAGATCAGCCTAAAAACACTTTAGAGCTTAAGCAAGTTCGGGAATTAGTCAAAAATTCAGATCCAGAAACCAAAAAGGAAATTCAGAAAAAAGAAAATCAAGCAACCGCCGCACTTAAAAAGTGGTGGATTGCCAAAATGCGTAATGACAAATTTCCATTACGCGAGAATATGGTTTGTTTTTGGCACAATCATTTCGTTTCCACTTCTCAAAAAGTAAAAATCAATTACTGGATTTACCAACACAATATGATTTTACGCGAAAATGCTTTTGGAAATTTTAAAGATTTAACCAAGCAGATTCTGAAATCGAATGCAATGGTGCGCTATCTCGATAATGGCGATAATAAAAAAGGTAAAATCAACGAAAACTTAAGCCGTGAATTACTCGAATTATTTACCATTGGAATTGGAAATTATACCGAAGATGATATTAAAAATGGCGCCAAAGCTTTGGCAGGTTTGAATATTGGCGATGACGGCGCTGTTTACAGAAAAAATATCGAAGATAATAGTGATAAAACCTATTTCGGGAAAACCGGAAATTGGAAAGCAGATGATTTAGTCGATATTATTTTCGAACAGAAAAACATTCCGTATCTCATTACTAGAAAAATTTTAAAATGGTTTGTATATGATAATCCGCCAGAAGAGTTAGTGGTGTATTACGGAGATTATTTTAGAAAACAAAAGTTTGAAATCGAGCCTTTGCTGACAAAGATTTTTACTGAAGAATTTAAAAAAGAGAATTCGGGAAATAAGATTAAAGACCCGTTGGTCTATATTTTACAGCTTTGCGATGAATTGCAGATTGAGAATGTTGATGATGCCGCAATTATGGCATTTATAAAACAGCAGGGAATGGATTTGTATAATCAGATCAATGTAAAAGGCTGGGATGGCGGAAATTCATGGCTGACTTCGCAGATTTATCTCCAAAGAAACAATACATCCGATTTATTATGCAGTGGCAAAAGCCTAAACAGAAAGGTTTTAAAAACTATGGTAAACGGCGTCGAAAAAGAAAAATCAGAATATGAAAAAACTGCGGTAAAAGTAGTTTTTGATTCGGATGGAAATAACAAAACCATTATCTCTGAATTGTCAGAAAGATTGTTGTTTTCTGTCAGCAATTCGGCTCAAAAAGACATGGAGAATCTTTTGAAATATGATTTCGATCCAAAAGATCCTCATGCCGATTTTGCTGTGGTCAGAGTTTTTAATTATATCACAAAACTGCCTGAATATCAATTAATCTAG
- a CDS encoding DUF1501 domain-containing protein produces the protein MNRRNFLTLTGTFTGGMLVLPSFLHAFGSQPNLVIGEQCIVFVQLNGGNDGLNTFIPYDDPLYYELRTKIALNKDAVVGKNNGMAFHPSLRNFAQMQQNGDLTVIQNVGYPEPIRSHFRSQEIWQTATDSNKYINEGWLGRFLDLQCNGHQATAGINLDSIDNLALKGVEPNFITVKDPDRFKVKSKEENVTLSKNPHLDFVRKIANSVTEGSDEIQKALAKSKTEISYPKTELSKNLEWIARLIKGNLNSKVYYTSLNGFDTHDNQLSIHERKLTDLNDSIYSFYSDLKEAQLLQNVTVVVFSEFGRRVKDNGNGTDHGTAAPMFIIGGNNKGTILGKNPNLADLDNGDLKHEIDFRSVYASLLKEKMNFDYSKIGIANKPVSGLFA, from the coding sequence ATGAATAGAAGAAATTTTCTAACGTTAACAGGAACATTTACAGGCGGGATGCTTGTACTTCCTAGTTTTTTACATGCTTTTGGTTCGCAGCCCAATTTAGTAATTGGTGAGCAATGTATTGTTTTTGTGCAGTTGAATGGCGGAAATGACGGTTTGAATACTTTTATTCCGTATGATGATCCATTGTATTATGAGCTGAGAACAAAAATTGCATTGAATAAAGATGCAGTTGTGGGAAAAAATAACGGAATGGCTTTTCATCCGTCGCTAAGAAATTTTGCTCAAATGCAGCAAAATGGAGATTTAACTGTAATTCAGAATGTCGGTTATCCAGAACCTATTCGTTCGCATTTTAGAAGTCAGGAAATCTGGCAGACTGCGACAGATTCTAATAAATATATAAATGAAGGCTGGTTGGGAAGATTTTTAGATCTGCAATGCAACGGCCATCAGGCGACTGCGGGAATAAATTTAGATTCGATTGATAATTTAGCTTTAAAAGGAGTAGAGCCTAATTTTATAACGGTGAAAGATCCAGATCGATTTAAAGTGAAATCTAAAGAAGAAAATGTGACTTTGTCTAAAAATCCGCATTTAGATTTTGTTCGAAAAATTGCTAATTCTGTTACCGAAGGTTCAGATGAAATCCAGAAAGCTTTAGCAAAATCTAAAACGGAAATCAGTTATCCTAAAACAGAATTATCTAAAAACCTGGAATGGATTGCAAGACTAATAAAAGGAAACTTAAATTCAAAAGTATATTACACTTCACTTAACGGATTTGATACGCATGATAATCAGCTTTCAATTCACGAACGAAAATTGACAGATTTAAACGATTCGATCTATAGTTTTTATTCAGATCTAAAAGAAGCGCAGTTATTGCAGAATGTCACCGTTGTAGTTTTTTCTGAATTTGGGCGACGTGTAAAAGACAACGGAAACGGAACGGATCACGGAACTGCAGCGCCAATGTTTATTATTGGAGGAAATAATAAAGGAACGATTTTAGGAAAAAATCCAAATTTAGCCGACTTAGACAATGGCGATTTAAAACACGAAATAGATTTTAGAAGTGTTTATGCTTCTTTATTAAAAGAAAAAATGAATTTCGATTATTCTAAAATTGGGATTGCTAATAAGCCGGTTTCGGGATTGTTTGCATAA
- a CDS encoding helix-turn-helix transcriptional regulator, producing MKTKNKNLTTLEEFKEQHYGKIGTPKRDELESGYENFKIGVLLQEARLQKGMTQEELALKAGTTKSYISKIENNVKEVKFSTLQKIVELGLGGHLELSIKL from the coding sequence ATGAAAACGAAAAATAAGAACCTAACAACCTTAGAAGAGTTTAAAGAGCAACATTATGGAAAAATTGGAACACCAAAACGAGACGAACTAGAATCGGGATATGAAAATTTTAAAATTGGGGTATTGCTTCAGGAAGCCAGACTTCAAAAAGGAATGACTCAAGAAGAACTTGCATTAAAAGCGGGAACAACAAAATCGTATATTTCTAAGATTGAGAATAACGTAAAAGAAGTTAAATTTTCGACCCTGCAGAAAATTGTAGAGCTTGGTTTGGGAGGTCATTTAGAGCTGTCAATTAAATTATAA
- a CDS encoding MarC family protein → MLDIDFKEIITVSMVLFAVIDIVGSIPIIVNLRAKVGHIESEKASIVAGAIMIVFLFVGEGLLNLIGIDVHSFAVAGSFVLFFLALEMILGIRIYRDEEPGSASIVPLAFPLIAGAGTMTTLLSLRSQFHTINIIIAIVLNIILVYVVLKSSKKIETLLGENGLGVVRKTFGVILLAIAVKLFAANVKGLFV, encoded by the coding sequence ATGTTAGATATAGACTTCAAAGAAATCATTACAGTTAGTATGGTGCTTTTTGCCGTAATTGATATTGTGGGTTCAATTCCTATTATTGTCAATCTACGCGCAAAAGTGGGACACATCGAATCTGAAAAAGCTTCTATTGTGGCTGGTGCTATTATGATTGTTTTCCTTTTTGTTGGAGAAGGCTTATTGAACCTTATAGGTATCGACGTGCATTCGTTTGCCGTTGCGGGTTCTTTTGTGTTGTTCTTTCTGGCATTAGAAATGATTTTAGGAATTAGAATTTATCGTGACGAAGAACCAGGTTCTGCTTCTATTGTTCCTCTAGCCTTTCCTTTAATCGCCGGCGCAGGAACTATGACGACTTTATTATCACTTCGATCTCAATTTCATACTATTAATATTATTATCGCGATTGTACTTAATATTATATTGGTTTATGTTGTTCTAAAATCGTCTAAAAAGATTGAAACTTTGTTAGGAGAAAACGGACTTGGAGTAGTTCGTAAGACGTTTGGGGTGATACTTTTAGCAATTGCTGTTAAATTATTCGCTGCTAATGTTAAAGGTTTGTTTGTCTAA
- a CDS encoding ribonucleoside-diphosphate reductase subunit alpha, with translation MYVVKRDGHREPVMFDKITERIKKLCYGLNELVDPVKVAMRVIEGLYDGVSTSELDNLAAETAASMTIAHPDYAQLAARVAISNLHSNTKKSFSETMKDMYHYVNPRNGQDAPLIADDVYKVIQENAAFLDSHIIYTRDFNYDYFGFKTLERSYLLKINGKIVERPQHMLMRVSVGIHLDDLKSVIETYDLMSKKFFTHATPTLFNAGTPKPQMSSCFLLAMQDDSIDGIYDTLKQTAKISQSAGGIGLSIHNVRATGSYIRGTNGTSNGIVPMLRVFNDTARYVDQGGGKRKGSFAIYIETWHADIFDFLDLKKNTGKEEMRARDLFFAMWTSDLFMKRVQEDSTWTLMCPNECPGLYDVYGDEFEALYTDYEFRGKGRKTIRARELWEKILESQIETGTPYMLYKDAANRKSNHKNLGTIRSSNLCTEIMEFTSKDEIAVCNLASISLPMFIENGKFDHEALYNVTKRVTRNLNKVIDRNYYPVKEAENSNMRHRPVGLGVQGLADAFIMLRMPFTSDEAKKLNQEIFETLYFAAVTASMEMAKEEGPYSTFEGSPMSQGEFQYNMWGMKDEELSGRWDWASLRKEVMEHGVRNSLLVAPMPTASTSQILGNNEAFEPYTSNIYTRRVLSGEFIVVNKHLLEDLVKLGLWNEDLKQEIMRHNGSVQNIDKIPQDLKDLYKTVWEMSMKDIIDMSRQRGYFIDQSQSLNLFMQDANYSKLTSMHFYAWQSGLKTGMYYLRTKAAVDAIKFTLNNDKKEETAPSLVTETEAISVEDYKAMLLKAQAADPEDCEMCGS, from the coding sequence ATGTATGTAGTAAAAAGAGATGGCCACAGAGAGCCCGTAATGTTTGATAAGATTACAGAAAGAATCAAAAAATTGTGCTACGGCTTGAATGAGCTTGTAGATCCGGTAAAGGTAGCGATGAGAGTTATCGAAGGATTGTATGACGGAGTTTCTACTTCTGAATTGGATAACCTTGCGGCAGAAACTGCAGCATCTATGACTATTGCTCACCCGGATTATGCACAATTAGCAGCTCGTGTGGCAATTTCAAATCTACATTCTAATACAAAAAAATCTTTCTCAGAAACGATGAAAGATATGTATCACTACGTAAACCCAAGAAACGGTCAAGACGCGCCGTTAATTGCTGATGACGTATATAAAGTGATTCAGGAAAATGCTGCTTTTTTAGATTCTCACATCATTTACACAAGAGATTTTAATTACGATTACTTTGGTTTTAAAACCTTAGAGCGTTCTTATCTTCTTAAAATAAACGGAAAAATCGTAGAGCGTCCACAGCACATGTTAATGCGTGTTTCTGTTGGTATTCACTTAGACGATTTAAAATCGGTTATTGAAACTTACGATTTAATGTCTAAAAAGTTCTTTACGCATGCAACGCCAACGTTGTTCAATGCAGGAACTCCAAAACCTCAAATGTCTTCTTGTTTCCTTTTGGCAATGCAGGATGACAGTATTGATGGTATTTACGATACATTAAAACAAACAGCAAAAATCTCGCAGTCAGCGGGAGGAATTGGACTTTCTATTCATAACGTTCGTGCAACAGGATCTTACATCCGTGGTACAAACGGAACTTCAAACGGAATTGTTCCGATGTTGAGAGTTTTCAACGATACGGCTCGTTACGTAGATCAAGGTGGAGGAAAACGTAAAGGAAGTTTTGCCATTTACATCGAAACTTGGCATGCTGATATTTTTGATTTCTTGGATTTAAAGAAAAATACAGGGAAAGAAGAAATGCGTGCGAGAGATTTATTCTTCGCGATGTGGACATCAGATTTGTTCATGAAACGTGTTCAGGAAGATTCAACTTGGACTTTAATGTGTCCTAACGAATGTCCAGGGTTATATGATGTTTACGGAGATGAATTCGAAGCTTTATATACAGATTACGAATTTAGAGGAAAAGGTAGAAAAACTATCCGCGCTCGTGAGTTGTGGGAGAAAATCCTAGAATCTCAAATCGAGACAGGAACGCCATATATGTTGTACAAAGATGCAGCAAACCGTAAATCGAACCACAAGAATTTGGGAACAATTCGTTCTTCGAACTTGTGTACAGAGATTATGGAGTTTACATCTAAAGATGAAATCGCAGTTTGTAACCTAGCTTCTATTTCGTTGCCAATGTTTATTGAAAACGGAAAATTCGACCACGAAGCGCTTTACAATGTTACAAAACGTGTAACTCGTAACTTGAACAAAGTAATCGACAGAAACTACTATCCAGTAAAAGAAGCTGAAAACTCAAACATGCGTCACCGTCCGGTAGGATTAGGAGTTCAAGGTTTAGCAGATGCTTTCATTATGTTACGTATGCCTTTTACAAGCGATGAGGCTAAAAAATTAAACCAAGAGATTTTCGAAACCTTATACTTCGCTGCAGTAACCGCTTCTATGGAAATGGCAAAAGAAGAAGGTCCATATTCTACATTTGAAGGTTCTCCAATGTCACAAGGAGAATTTCAATACAACATGTGGGGTATGAAAGATGAAGAATTATCTGGTCGTTGGGACTGGGCTTCATTAAGAAAAGAAGTAATGGAACACGGAGTTCGTAACTCATTATTGGTTGCGCCAATGCCAACAGCATCAACTTCCCAAATTCTTGGAAACAACGAAGCTTTTGAACCATATACATCAAACATTTACACACGTCGTGTATTGTCTGGAGAGTTCATCGTAGTAAATAAACATTTACTAGAAGATTTAGTAAAATTAGGTTTATGGAACGAAGATTTGAAACAAGAAATTATGCGTCATAACGGATCTGTTCAAAATATAGATAAGATTCCGCAAGACTTAAAAGATCTTTATAAAACAGTTTGGGAAATGTCGATGAAAGATATTATCGATATGTCTCGTCAAAGAGGTTATTTTATTGACCAGTCTCAATCATTGAACTTGTTCATGCAGGATGCCAACTATTCTAAATTAACGTCAATGCACTTCTACGCTTGGCAGTCAGGTTTAAAAACAGGAATGTATTACTTAAGAACAAAAGCGGCTGTAGATGCGATTAAATTCACATTAAACAATGATAAAAAAGAAGAAACAGCTCCATCATTAGTGACAGAAACTGAAGCAATCAGTGTTGAGGATTACAAAGCTATGCTTTTAAAAGCTCAAGCAGCAGATCCTGAAGATTGTGAAATGTGTGGAAGTTAA
- a CDS encoding DUF3109 family protein codes for MFQLGKTIISEDILEKEFVCNLSACKGACCVDGDAGAPLNEAETKILEEIYPKVKPFLRKEGIAAIEAQGTWVTGTDGDLETPLIDNKDCAYVIFDGKTALCGIEQAYNQGIVDWKKPVSCHLYPIRVKDFTEFAAVNYDKWDICDDACSLGKELEVPVYKFVKEALIRRFGEDWYLELEKVAEEHKNS; via the coding sequence ATGTTTCAGTTAGGTAAAACTATTATTTCAGAAGATATTCTGGAGAAAGAATTTGTGTGCAACTTGTCTGCTTGTAAAGGGGCTTGTTGTGTTGATGGAGATGCGGGCGCGCCTTTAAATGAGGCTGAAACGAAAATCTTAGAAGAAATCTATCCAAAAGTAAAACCCTTTTTACGAAAAGAAGGAATTGCAGCAATCGAAGCACAAGGAACTTGGGTAACCGGAACCGATGGTGATCTTGAAACACCGCTTATTGATAATAAAGATTGTGCTTATGTGATTTTTGATGGAAAAACTGCGCTTTGCGGAATCGAGCAGGCTTACAACCAAGGAATTGTAGATTGGAAAAAACCAGTTTCTTGTCATTTATATCCAATTCGTGTAAAAGACTTCACAGAATTTGCTGCGGTCAATTATGATAAATGGGATATTTGCGATGATGCTTGTTCGTTAGGAAAAGAATTGGAAGTTCCAGTTTATAAATTTGTCAAAGAAGCGTTGATAAGACGTTTTGGAGAAGACTGGTATTTGGAGCTTGAAAAAGTGGCTGAAGAACATAAAAATTCTTAG
- a CDS encoding type II toxin-antitoxin system RelE/ParE family toxin, whose protein sequence is MSYNQKIRTVIFFKNYFNEFFVKQKEKVQQKIVWTINLIEELDRIPETYLKFIENTDGLYEIRIQQANDIFRIFCFFDEGKLVVLANGFQKKTQKTPKKEIKKALKIKKEYENEK, encoded by the coding sequence ATGAGTTATAATCAAAAGATTAGAACTGTCATTTTTTTTAAAAATTATTTCAATGAATTTTTTGTCAAACAAAAAGAAAAAGTTCAACAAAAAATAGTTTGGACGATTAATTTAATTGAAGAGCTTGATAGAATTCCCGAAACGTATTTGAAATTTATTGAAAACACAGATGGACTTTATGAAATTCGAATACAACAAGCAAATGATATTTTTAGAATTTTTTGTTTTTTTGATGAGGGAAAATTAGTTGTATTAGCTAATGGATTTCAAAAGAAAACTCAGAAAACACCAAAGAAAGAAATTAAAAAAGCTTTAAAAATTAAAAAGGAGTATGAAAACGAAAAATAA
- a CDS encoding histidine kinase, which produces MQIDTYNRIAKQLKEEYSKLSDFEILSLAIQIQRNQILENGLAVSSSDKYPSALEAIAIALGYEESNSVTITDVLRNIVNREEA; this is translated from the coding sequence ATGCAAATTGATACGTATAATAGAATTGCAAAACAATTAAAAGAAGAATATTCTAAACTATCAGATTTTGAAATTTTATCACTAGCAATTCAAATACAGAGAAATCAAATTTTAGAGAATGGATTGGCAGTTAGCTCATCAGATAAATATCCGAGTGCGCTAGAGGCAATAGCTATTGCACTAGGATATGAAGAAAGTAATTCCGTTACTATTACTGATGTTTTACGAAATATTGTAAATAGGGAAGAAGCTTAA